In Devosia sp. XK-2, one DNA window encodes the following:
- a CDS encoding ParA family protein, translated as MAPRILTLANQKGGVGKTTTAINLATALAAIGERVLIVDLDPQGNASTGLGISRTDRALSAYDVLVGEASVPQAAIMTSVPNVAIVPSTMDLLGVELTIADQADRAFKLRNAFKHLDDLRINDQSISYILIDCPPSLNLLTVNSLVAADAVLVPLQCEFFALEGLSQLLQTIEQIRSTLNPRLSIQGVVMTMFDKRNNLSEQVLNDVRSEMGELVYETVIPRNVRLSEAPSYGKPALLYDLKCAGSQAYLRLATEVIRRERRLNAA; from the coding sequence TTGGCACCCCGGATTTTGACTTTGGCCAATCAGAAGGGCGGCGTCGGCAAGACGACGACGGCAATCAATCTGGCGACCGCCCTGGCCGCCATTGGTGAACGCGTCCTGATTGTTGATCTGGACCCGCAGGGCAATGCGTCCACGGGCTTGGGCATCTCCCGCACGGATCGGGCCCTCTCCGCCTATGATGTGCTGGTAGGAGAAGCCAGCGTGCCGCAGGCAGCGATCATGACCAGCGTGCCCAATGTGGCCATCGTGCCTTCGACCATGGATTTGCTGGGGGTGGAGCTCACCATTGCCGACCAGGCTGATCGTGCCTTCAAATTGCGCAATGCTTTCAAGCATTTGGATGACCTGCGCATCAATGATCAATCGATCAGCTATATCCTGATCGATTGTCCGCCCTCGCTGAACCTGCTTACCGTCAATTCGCTGGTGGCGGCCGACGCAGTGCTTGTGCCGCTGCAGTGCGAGTTCTTCGCGCTTGAGGGGCTGAGCCAACTTCTGCAGACCATCGAGCAGATCCGCTCGACGCTGAACCCACGGCTGTCGATCCAGGGCGTGGTGATGACCATGTTCGACAAGCGCAACAATCTCAGCGAACAGGTTCTAAACGATGTGCGCAGCGAAATGGGCGAGCTGGTTTATGAGACGGTGATCCCCCGCAATGTGCGGCTGAGCGAGGCCCCGTCTTATGGCAAGCCGGCGCTGCTCTATGATCTCAAATGTGCCGGAAGCCAAGCCTATCTGCGCCTGGCGACCGAAGTTATCCGCCGCGAGCGGCGGCTGAACGCTGCCTAG
- a CDS encoding ParB/RepB/Spo0J family partition protein yields MTDKPTRLGRGLAALIGDMAAMEGARVTESAGGSKRLPVDFIIANRANPRRTFDAEQLEELTNSIREKGVMSPLLVRPTDDPNIFELIAGERRWRAAQKAGLHDVPVIVREVDDKEALELAIIENVQRADLNPLEEALGYGQLIEQFDYTQQDLAQVIGKSRSHVANTLRLLRLPEDVRGMVASGTLTAGHARTLITVEDPATLARQIVDKGLSVREAEALSQQRDLPKRKPVAEPAQRDADTLALERRLADALGLSVALNHSERGGKVEIRYKTLEQLDDICLRLTGRTN; encoded by the coding sequence ATGACCGACAAACCAACGCGCTTGGGCCGGGGCCTTGCCGCCCTGATTGGCGATATGGCGGCCATGGAGGGGGCGCGGGTCACCGAATCGGCCGGGGGCAGCAAACGGTTGCCGGTGGATTTCATCATTGCCAACCGCGCTAATCCCCGACGCACATTCGATGCCGAGCAATTGGAGGAATTGACCAATTCCATCCGGGAGAAGGGTGTGATGTCGCCCCTTCTGGTGCGGCCGACCGATGATCCCAATATATTCGAGCTGATTGCTGGCGAGCGCCGCTGGCGGGCGGCGCAAAAGGCCGGTCTGCATGATGTTCCCGTCATCGTTCGCGAGGTCGATGACAAGGAAGCGCTGGAGCTGGCCATTATCGAGAATGTGCAGCGCGCCGATCTCAATCCGCTCGAAGAGGCGCTGGGCTATGGCCAGCTCATCGAGCAATTCGATTATACGCAACAGGATCTGGCGCAGGTGATCGGCAAGTCCCGCTCGCATGTCGCCAATACTTTGCGGCTGCTGCGCTTGCCGGAGGATGTGCGGGGCATGGTGGCTAGCGGCACGCTGACGGCCGGGCATGCCCGGACTTTGATCACAGTCGAGGACCCTGCCACTCTGGCGCGCCAGATCGTCGACAAAGGCCTTTCGGTGCGTGAGGCCGAGGCGCTTAGCCAGCAACGTGACCTGCCCAAGCGCAAGCCGGTGGCCGAGCCAGCGCAACGTGACGCCGACACGCTGGCGCTAGAGCGGCGCCTCGCTGACGCATTGGGCCTCAGTGTGGCGCTCAATCACTCTGAACGGGGTGGTAAGGTCGAAATTCGCTACAAAACGCTCGAGCAGCTCGACGACATCTGCTTGCGCCTGACTGGCCGAACCAATTAA
- the rsmG gene encoding 16S rRNA (guanine(527)-N(7))-methyltransferase RsmG, which translates to MADYSAIAPYTAAFSRPLDEVGRDLESYAKLLAKWQGVQNLVSRETLSAVWTRHFADSLQVLTLTGAEDRLFLDLGSGGGFPALPLAIGSKGTDRRFVLVEPTARKVSFLRTVARELALDVTVIGRRSDEIDSRETGFPDVITSRALAAMPQLCEWMAPFFGPKTRALLHKGREHVEELTESGAQWHHDVLISKSDTDPSGVIVEIMNLRRKTMR; encoded by the coding sequence ATGGCCGACTATAGCGCGATAGCGCCCTATACCGCCGCTTTCTCCAGGCCGCTGGACGAGGTCGGACGCGATCTGGAATCCTATGCCAAACTGCTGGCTAAATGGCAGGGTGTGCAGAATCTGGTTTCACGTGAAACATTGAGTGCGGTCTGGACCCGCCATTTTGCCGACAGTCTGCAGGTTTTAACGCTGACCGGGGCGGAGGATCGGCTATTTCTGGATCTGGGAAGTGGCGGCGGTTTCCCGGCACTGCCGCTGGCAATCGGCAGCAAGGGCACGGATCGGCGTTTCGTTCTGGTGGAGCCAACGGCGCGCAAGGTCAGCTTCCTGCGCACCGTCGCCCGCGAACTGGCGCTTGATGTCACGGTTATCGGCCGGCGCAGCGACGAAATTGATTCACGTGAAACAGGCTTTCCCGATGTCATCACGTCCCGGGCCTTGGCTGCCATGCCGCAATTATGTGAGTGGATGGCGCCTTTCTTTGGACCGAAAACCCGCGCCTTGCTGCATAAGGGGCGGGAACATGTTGAAGAGCTAACGGAATCGGGTGCGCAATGGCACCATGACGTGCTAATAAGCAAAAGCGATACCGATCCGAGCGGCGTGATCGTTGAGATTATGAATCTACGCCGAAAAACAATGCGTTAG
- the holA gene encoding DNA polymerase III subunit delta, which translates to MTALKAHEVARFSARPDLSEGIFLAYGPDGGLVRETAQRLIRFLSGDDPASANVTIFDGPELASDPSQLVLEARSVSLFGGKRIIRVRNATKALVMPLTELRDDPGGTAIVLEADNLTPRDALRSLVEAAKLGRALPCYPDSDETLMALMRETFNQAGIKADSDVVPTLREILGNDREVTRRELEKLTLYAAASKALTREDVLLLCADNGALAIDAILDATGGGHAERLELALNRALAANVNPQQLLAMLTNHFANLRRWRTEVDAGKSARAVLDGQRPKPHFSRMGALEQQLRLWTDPALAQASERLLQGVSDSRRRPALAEAVLRRTTLALCMMAATH; encoded by the coding sequence ATGACGGCGCTCAAGGCCCATGAAGTGGCGCGCTTTTCAGCGCGCCCCGATCTCAGCGAGGGGATTTTCCTCGCCTATGGGCCCGATGGTGGCCTCGTCCGCGAGACCGCTCAGCGCCTCATCCGCTTTCTCAGCGGCGACGATCCCGCATCCGCCAATGTGACGATCTTCGATGGGCCGGAACTGGCGTCCGACCCGTCGCAATTGGTTCTCGAAGCGCGCTCCGTCTCGCTCTTCGGCGGTAAACGCATCATCCGCGTGCGCAATGCCACCAAGGCGCTGGTCATGCCGCTGACCGAACTGCGCGACGATCCGGGCGGCACCGCTATCGTCCTCGAGGCAGATAATCTGACGCCGCGCGATGCCCTGCGCTCGCTGGTGGAAGCCGCCAAGCTTGGCCGCGCTTTGCCCTGCTATCCGGATTCGGACGAAACCCTGATGGCGCTGATGCGCGAGACCTTCAACCAGGCCGGCATCAAGGCGGACAGCGACGTCGTGCCCACATTGCGCGAAATTCTGGGCAATGACCGCGAAGTGACCCGGCGCGAGCTTGAAAAGCTCACGCTTTACGCCGCCGCGAGCAAGGCCCTGACCCGCGAGGACGTCTTGCTGCTCTGTGCCGACAATGGCGCCCTGGCCATTGACGCCATTCTCGACGCCACGGGCGGCGGCCACGCGGAACGGCTTGAACTGGCCCTCAACCGGGCCCTGGCAGCCAATGTCAATCCGCAGCAGCTCCTGGCCATGCTGACCAATCACTTTGCCAATCTCCGGCGCTGGCGCACCGAGGTGGATGCCGGAAAGAGCGCGCGCGCCGTGCTGGACGGGCAGCGCCCCAAGCCGCATTTCTCGCGCATGGGCGCCCTGGAGCAGCAATTGCGCCTCTGGACCGATCCGGCCCTGGCGCAGGCCAGCGAGCGGCTCTTGCAGGGCGTGTCCGACTCGCGCCGGCGCCCGGCCCTGGCCGAGGCGGTTTTACGCCGCACCACCCTGGCGCTGTGCATGATGGCCGCTACGCATTGA